The following coding sequences lie in one Pseudoxanthomonas sp. SE1 genomic window:
- a CDS encoding HAMP domain-containing sensor histidine kinase → MRHGLPRKLRIAFILQAVMVSLAIVLGVYLISAVIKHSLMNTALQEEATHFWELYSASTAQPPPNTHNLRGYLVVKGHSNLVLPENLRNLAPGFHELKQDDQLVLVDEEPAGRLYLVFLRSQAERLAFYFGTVPIIMTLVAIYLVSWLTYRASKRLVSPVSWLARQVAEWDPRRPDVSVLAPDRLPNDVQGEARQLASALHGLAQRVSAHVARERDFTRDASHELRTPLTVIRVATDMGMAEDAPPRVVRALQRIQRAGRDMEAVIDAFLILAREAEVEPQSEDFDVADIVMDEAENARALLLNKPVDLEVTLHARPRLHAPPRVFQVVVSNLLRNACAYTDRGRIDVVLEPDRVIVRDTGIGMSAESMTRVFEPFYRADPTRPHGSGLGLSIVSRLCDRFGWKIELDSEPGHGTTATIRFVP, encoded by the coding sequence ATGCGCCACGGCCTGCCCCGAAAACTCAGGATCGCCTTCATCCTGCAGGCCGTGATGGTCAGCCTGGCCATCGTGCTGGGCGTGTACCTGATCTCCGCGGTGATCAAGCACAGCCTGATGAATACCGCGCTGCAGGAAGAGGCGACGCACTTCTGGGAGCTGTACAGCGCCAGCACCGCGCAACCTCCGCCCAACACCCACAACCTGCGCGGCTACCTGGTAGTGAAGGGGCACTCCAACCTCGTGCTGCCGGAGAACCTGCGCAACCTCGCGCCCGGGTTCCACGAGCTGAAGCAGGACGACCAGCTGGTGCTGGTGGACGAGGAGCCCGCCGGTCGCCTCTACCTGGTGTTCCTGCGCTCCCAGGCCGAACGGCTGGCGTTCTACTTCGGCACCGTGCCGATCATCATGACGCTGGTGGCGATCTACCTGGTGTCCTGGCTGACGTATCGCGCCTCCAAGCGGCTGGTCTCGCCGGTCAGCTGGCTCGCGCGGCAGGTGGCGGAATGGGATCCGCGCCGTCCTGACGTCAGCGTGCTGGCCCCTGACCGGCTTCCCAATGACGTGCAGGGCGAGGCACGGCAGCTGGCTTCCGCCTTGCACGGGCTGGCGCAGCGCGTAAGTGCGCACGTGGCCCGCGAGCGCGACTTCACCCGCGACGCCAGTCATGAATTGCGAACGCCGTTGACCGTGATCCGCGTGGCCACCGACATGGGCATGGCCGAAGACGCGCCGCCGCGCGTCGTGCGCGCGCTGCAGCGCATCCAGCGTGCGGGCCGCGACATGGAGGCGGTGATCGACGCGTTCCTGATCCTGGCCCGTGAGGCCGAGGTCGAACCGCAGAGCGAGGACTTCGACGTTGCCGATATCGTCATGGACGAGGCCGAGAATGCCCGCGCCCTGTTGTTGAACAAGCCGGTGGACCTGGAGGTCACCCTGCACGCACGGCCGAGGCTTCATGCGCCACCGAGGGTGTTCCAGGTGGTGGTGAGCAACCTGCTGCGGAATGCGTGCGCGTACACCGACCGGGGCCGCATAGACGTCGTGCTGGAGCCGGACCGGGTGATCGTGCGCGACACCGGCATCGGCATGTCGGCCGAATCGATGACGCGGGTGTTCGAACCGTTCTACCGCGCAGACCCCACGCGTCCGCATGGCAGCGGCCTGGGCCTGTCCATCGTCAGCCGGCTGTGCGACCGCTTCGGATGGAAGATCGAACTGGACAGCGAGCCGGGTCACGGAACCACCGCGACGATCCGCTTCGTTCCGTAA
- a CDS encoding response regulator transcription factor: MRHSQETAGLVLVVEDNRNISEMIGEYLEGRGFEVDYATDGLDGYRLAVENSYDVLVLDLMLPRLDGMEVCKRLRTEARKSTPVLMLTARDTLDDKLTGLSSGADDYLTKPFAIQELEARLRALIRRERRQVGAEVLKVADLVLDPVSMRATRGGTELMLSPIGLRLLTILMRESPRVVTRQEIEREIWGNGLPDSDTLRSHLYNLRKVIDKPFDKPLLHTVQSAGYRIADIG; this comes from the coding sequence ATGCGACACAGTCAGGAAACCGCAGGTCTGGTGCTGGTGGTGGAAGACAACCGGAACATCTCGGAGATGATCGGCGAGTATCTCGAAGGCCGGGGTTTCGAGGTCGATTACGCCACCGATGGCCTGGACGGTTACCGACTGGCGGTGGAGAACAGCTACGACGTGCTGGTCCTGGACCTGATGCTGCCACGCCTGGACGGGATGGAAGTCTGCAAGCGCCTGCGCACCGAGGCCCGCAAATCCACGCCGGTGCTGATGCTCACCGCGCGCGATACCCTGGACGACAAGCTGACCGGCCTGAGTTCCGGTGCCGATGACTATCTCACCAAGCCTTTCGCCATCCAGGAACTGGAGGCCCGGCTCCGCGCACTGATCCGGCGCGAGCGCCGCCAGGTGGGTGCCGAAGTGCTGAAGGTCGCGGATCTGGTGCTGGACCCGGTCAGCATGCGCGCCACCCGCGGCGGCACCGAGCTGATGCTGTCGCCGATCGGCCTGCGCCTGCTCACCATCCTGATGCGTGAATCGCCACGCGTGGTGACCCGGCAGGAGATCGAACGCGAGATCTGGGGCAACGGCCTGCCGGATTCGGACACGCTCCGCAGCCATCTGTACAACCTGCGCAAAGTGATCGACAAGCCGTTCGACAAGCCGCTGCTGCATACGGTGCAGAGCGCGGGCTACCGTATCGCGGACATCGGCTGA
- a CDS encoding DMT family protein: MIERVLPLFLLLASNVFMTFAWYGHLKYKSSPLFVAILASWGIAFFEYTLMVPANRMGSAVYSVVQLKTIQEILTLLVFAGFSTWYLGQPLKWNHYAAFALIVGAAFLMFYE; the protein is encoded by the coding sequence ATGATCGAACGCGTCCTGCCCCTGTTCCTGCTACTGGCCTCGAATGTCTTCATGACCTTCGCCTGGTACGGGCACCTGAAGTACAAGTCCTCGCCGCTGTTCGTCGCGATCCTGGCCAGCTGGGGCATCGCGTTCTTCGAGTACACGCTGATGGTGCCGGCCAACCGGATGGGCAGTGCGGTCTACTCGGTGGTGCAGCTGAAGACGATCCAGGAGATCCTGACCCTGCTGGTCTTCGCGGGCTTCAGCACCTGGTACCTGGGCCAGCCGCTGAAATGGAACCACTACGCGGCCTTCGCCCTGATCGTGGGCGCGGCGTTCCTGATGTTCTACGAGTGA
- a CDS encoding DUF962 domain-containing protein — protein MSRFASFREFYPFYLNEHSNRTSRRLHFIGSCGVLALLVLAIVERNAWWLLAALFCGYGFAWVGHFFFEKNRPATFKHPFYSFAGDWVMFKDILTGKIRF, from the coding sequence ATGAGCCGCTTCGCCAGCTTCCGCGAGTTCTATCCGTTCTATCTCAACGAACACAGCAACCGCACCTCGCGGCGGCTGCATTTCATCGGCAGCTGCGGCGTGCTTGCCCTGCTCGTGTTGGCCATCGTCGAGCGCAACGCCTGGTGGCTGCTCGCCGCACTGTTCTGCGGCTACGGCTTCGCCTGGGTCGGCCACTTCTTCTTCGAGAAAAACCGGCCCGCGACCTTCAAGCATCCGTTCTATTCCTTCGCCGGCGACTGGGTGATGTTCAAGGACATCCTCACCGGCAAGATCCGGTTCTGA
- a CDS encoding YnfA family protein translates to MKILMLFLLTALAEIVGCYLPYLWLRKGGSAWLLLPAAVSLALFAWLLTLHPTASGRVYAAYGGVYVTVAVFWLWAVDAVKPTRWDLLGAGLCLAGMAVIMFSPRAA, encoded by the coding sequence ATGAAGATCTTGATGCTCTTCCTGCTGACCGCACTGGCCGAGATCGTCGGCTGCTACCTGCCGTACCTGTGGCTGCGCAAAGGCGGCAGCGCCTGGCTGCTGCTGCCGGCCGCCGTCAGCCTGGCGCTGTTCGCCTGGCTGCTGACCCTGCACCCCACGGCCTCCGGTCGTGTCTATGCGGCTTATGGCGGCGTCTACGTCACCGTCGCCGTGTTCTGGCTTTGGGCGGTGGACGCAGTAAAGCCCACCCGCTGGGACCTGCTCGGCGCCGGCTTGTGCCTGGCCGGCATGGCGGTGATCATGTTCTCGCCACGCGCCGCCTGA
- the mazG gene encoding nucleoside triphosphate pyrophosphohydrolase encodes MPAAPDGDIARLLGIMARLRNPEGGCPWDLEQDFASIAPYTIEEAYEVADAIDRNDLPALKDELGDLLLQVVFHARMAEEQGAFAFGDVVDAICDKMVRRHPHVFSASTAPGQVASFADAEAQTVNWEAIKAAERKAAGEEDSSALAGVSRGLPEWQRAVKLQARAARVGFDWPDTAPVIDKLHEEIDEVRVELAADPSPERDARLEDEIGDLLFVAANLARHAKVDVGGALRRANLKFERRFRAMEALAAEDETTMSALTLEQQEALWVRVKLQGA; translated from the coding sequence ATGCCCGCAGCGCCTGATGGCGATATCGCGCGCCTGCTGGGCATCATGGCCCGGCTGCGCAATCCCGAGGGCGGTTGCCCGTGGGACCTGGAGCAGGACTTCGCCTCGATCGCACCGTACACGATCGAAGAAGCGTACGAAGTCGCCGACGCGATCGACCGCAATGACCTGCCGGCGCTGAAGGACGAACTCGGCGACCTGCTGCTGCAGGTCGTCTTCCACGCACGGATGGCGGAAGAGCAGGGCGCGTTCGCGTTCGGGGACGTGGTCGATGCCATCTGCGACAAGATGGTGCGGCGGCATCCGCATGTCTTCAGCGCTTCGACGGCCCCGGGACAGGTTGCCTCGTTCGCCGATGCGGAAGCGCAGACCGTCAACTGGGAGGCGATCAAGGCCGCCGAGCGCAAGGCGGCCGGCGAGGAAGACAGCTCTGCGCTGGCCGGCGTCTCGCGTGGCCTGCCCGAATGGCAGCGCGCGGTGAAGCTGCAGGCGCGCGCGGCGCGGGTGGGCTTCGACTGGCCGGATACCGCGCCGGTGATCGACAAGCTGCACGAGGAGATCGATGAGGTGCGCGTCGAACTCGCTGCTGATCCCTCGCCCGAGCGCGACGCACGGCTGGAGGACGAGATCGGCGACCTGCTGTTCGTCGCCGCAAATCTTGCGCGTCACGCCAAGGTGGACGTGGGTGGTGCGCTGCGCCGGGCCAACCTGAAGTTCGAGCGGCGCTTCCGTGCGATGGAGGCGTTGGCGGCCGAAGACGAGACCACGATGTCCGCACTGACGCTGGAGCAGCAGGAAGCGCTGTGGGTGCGGGTCAAGCTGCAGGGCGCGTAG
- the cysQ gene encoding 3'(2'),5'-bisphosphate nucleotidase CysQ, with the protein MSRMTADLHEAVIVIAREAGQAIMAVYEDAFDVQRKSDDSPLTAADMAAHQVIADGLRRLTPQWPVLSEEASDIPWAERSQWPTYWLVDPLDGTREFIKRNGEFTVNIALIEQNEPIFGVVHAPVTGETWHARQGRNAYRRVGEVDAQIRTRAPARGTLKVAASRSHRDARTQAFLDGMGGIEEVSLGSSLKFCRIAEGTLDVYPRFGPTSEWDTAAAQCVLEAAGGALLAPDGRAFRYNRRETLLNGDFVALGDMTLPWRDWLARAQDGDHGHARSA; encoded by the coding sequence AGCCGTCATCGTCATCGCCCGCGAAGCGGGCCAGGCCATCATGGCCGTGTACGAGGATGCCTTCGATGTGCAGCGCAAGAGTGACGACAGCCCGCTCACCGCCGCCGACATGGCCGCACACCAGGTCATCGCCGACGGCCTGCGCCGGCTGACCCCGCAATGGCCGGTGCTGTCGGAAGAAGCCTCCGACATTCCGTGGGCCGAGCGCAGTCAGTGGCCCACTTACTGGCTGGTGGACCCGCTGGACGGCACGCGCGAGTTCATCAAGCGCAATGGCGAGTTCACGGTGAACATCGCGCTGATCGAACAGAACGAGCCCATCTTCGGCGTGGTCCATGCGCCGGTGACCGGCGAGACCTGGCACGCGCGCCAGGGCCGCAACGCGTACCGACGCGTCGGCGAAGTGGACGCGCAGATCCGCACACGTGCGCCTGCCAGGGGCACGCTGAAGGTGGCGGCCAGCCGCTCGCACCGCGACGCGCGCACGCAGGCTTTCCTGGACGGCATGGGCGGGATCGAGGAAGTGTCGCTGGGCTCCTCGCTCAAGTTCTGCCGCATCGCCGAGGGCACGCTGGACGTCTATCCGCGCTTCGGCCCCACCAGCGAGTGGGACACCGCCGCCGCGCAATGCGTGCTGGAAGCCGCGGGTGGCGCGCTGCTCGCACCGGATGGACGTGCCTTCCGCTACAACCGCCGCGAGACCCTGCTCAACGGCGATTTCGTGGCGCTGGGCGACATGACGCTGCCGTGGCGCGACTGGCTGGCACGGGCGCAGGACGGCGACCATGGACATGCCCGCAGCGCCTGA